The following nucleotide sequence is from Dunckerocampus dactyliophorus isolate RoL2022-P2 chromosome 7, RoL_Ddac_1.1, whole genome shotgun sequence.
TTCAAATACAAAGTAATTTATACCCTTtacttaatgttatttttcaatattCTGTCTCTCTTAAAATAAACCTATCATAAAAATGATGGActgttatatatgttatatatgttatatatttgcAGGGGGGTAAATCAGCAGGAgattaaatacttattttcaCCAGTAAGCGTATATCCATGGCGCTGTGGTACCTCGTTAATGCTGGTCGGGCTCAGGTCAGGTCCAGGCTGCAGAGCCTTGATGATCTTGTTGTAATGAGATGGATTATCTCCAAAAGTGATCTCCAGTTGTCGCAAGAAACGGCGACTTCGCTCGAAGGCTTGTTGCTCTTGGAACTGCACACAGACGCCACAGTGAGAAATacctgtatgtactttatttatcccacagcggggaaatttacttgttacagcagcaagcaagcaggatacgcaagtaaagagacGATGTCTATATGAAACAACACACTACACGTTAGCGCCGCTTCTCACCAGTCCGCACTCAAGTGCCTGCTCAGGATGCAGGAAGGCAGCAAAGTCACGCATTAATTCTGTTTGGCTTCCCAGGATGCAGCGTAGCTTCCTGAAGACATGGATTACTTTCTGTCCTTCAAGCTGCTCAAGGTTATTCAGCAGAGACACAAACTCCTCCATCTTCCCCGGGACGTCACGTAGAGCCTCGCGAACCTGAACACACCAGGTCAGACCGAGGGAACCATTTTGAAAGTACGAAAGAGTCTCACCCGGCTGAGGTAACTCTGAGCGAATGCCACATCTTTATTGTCCCGCTGGGGGTCGTTATCCAAGATGTTTTCATCGTATAGCTGCGAGAGTTTAGTTGCATCTTTACTGTGGCGCTCCTGACGACCTCGCCTGAGACCCCGAAGAGGTCGACTCTGACCTGCTAGGACAaccacaatacacacacacacacacgcagaccaAATTAGCAAGGAAATGTCACGCAAGACTTTGTTGATGAAAGGGTTAATTATTGTCATTTAAATGGATCCATGACATCATCGTCATTGTTATCATCAttggtgtgtgtgaatgaggcAACATTGTTCAAGTACTGCCTTCCAATGTGAAGTAAGTGCGATctaaaaagacaacagcaatGACTACGGCAGGCAACCCAAACTGACCTCTTCCTcgtctccctcctcctcctcctcctcctcctcgtcctccccctCGTGGTGTTTCCTCACAGGTTAGCGTATCATCATCTTCTGATACCTTACTGCTTGACCCCTCCTCCAGCCCCTCCCCTTTGGggccctcttcctcctcctcctcttcctcctgcgaTCCGGGCGAGGTAGGCGAGTGATCTTCCTCCGACTCTACGTCAGCAACAAGCCTCCTTTTTGACGCCAGCCAAGTCAGTTGCTTCATCGTCTCCTGGAGGGAGTAAGATGTATACTGTaacttacagcaggggtcaccaacgtggtgcccgcgggcaccagttagccccccacgaccacatgaggtgcccgcaagcctgcttttcattcaggttttcagttaatgaaagaacagtataAAGAagtgcattctgaaatacaaaatgtgagttgtggacaccagcattttgttaatgttctggtaaaacaagcatatttgctatgctggggtttaaaataagctctgaaaataaatgttacaaaaatgagtagctcttggccattttcattttgtaaaagtagctctcacaaggaaaaacattggcGACCCCTGACTTACAGATATAACTTAGGACAAGTCATCTTGTAagttatatgtatattttataagTTCAGGCTTTGATTCTTGTACATTGTGTGTTCACTGTGTGTTCCATATATAtgtatcattattgttattattgtatcattgtattattattattattattattattattattattattattgggttGTCTGAGTACTATGGACGTGACAAGTAATTGATGAGCTATTTCCTCTTTAAACTTCATCTTCCTCTCATCTGGTGGAATCTGGTTGTAACTGATTTGCACGCGATGGGGTATAAGAGGGTTGGAAAGCCATGcttaatattattactatttttattattattatcatcatcatcattattgttGTCAATATTATTGTTACTTGTCTGACAGATGTCTAAAATGTTGACGTCTAAATGCTACTGAGGTAGCCTTACCTGCAACTCCGGAATGGACAGAACAGACTCTTCtgatgctgatgacatcacttcctcctcGTCTTCGTCCTGTGTGAGGTCATCAAAGtcttcgtcctcctcctcctcctcttgtctCTCTTGATCGTCATCTTTCTCTCGGTCTCTTCCTCCCTGGTCCTCACCCtgtcctccttcctcctctccCTCTTCCTCATCCTCTCCTTGGCCTTCCCCTTTCCCTCCGCCATCCCCCTCCTGTCCTCCTCCCACATCATCATCCTCACCTTGTTCTTCCTCTTTCCCTTCCCCATCCTCCCCCTGTcctccctcctctcctcctccctcctcatCCTCTCCCTGTCCTCCCTCCTCTCCATCTTGTCCCCACTTGGCGGTCCGGTGGTGGACATCGTCTTGTGTGGGATTGAGTGCAGACACAAACACTGAAGCGATGTCTTGTTCAGTTTCTTTCGCCTGTGTTTTTGTCACTAAATGGAGTCGGCTCTCTGTCTCCTCCTGTTCCACGTGGACCACACCATAGACATGGTTCTCTAAAGCCTTCTGGGAAATGGCGGTGACTTTAGATGTCCCATCCCTTTGGAGGATGATGTAGCTTGCTTTGAGTGGAGCCGCTGAGCAAGGAATCAATGAAGCTGAAGACAGAGAGGAGCGGAGAGGGAGCCCCGTCACATGCTCAACCTCCTTTCTTTCTGCTGGACAGATTGGCTGTAGAGATTCATTGTGGGCCAGGGTAAAAAGACGTCTCTGGGAGGGGGCAGGTTGGCGTGAGTACTTTTTCGTCCGAGACGGGTGAAGTCTAAGTGTGCAGCCTCTGGGAAGGAATGGGGGGTAACGTGGAGCAAAGGTGTTCAGCTGTGTCTTCTGGATGATCTCCTGGCTGTTCTGGAGGAGAGATGACGTCATCAGACAGCAGGTATGTGTGGTGGTGTGATGGAAGACTAGCAGGAAGCATATCTTTGCTACTAcggtcgtccctcatttatcatcgttaatcagtgaatttccgccaagtaggattaaatattaataaatgtaatatttttgtagttaaagcataaaaaacctgaTTAAGACCTTCCAaatgcattattagagccctgtagacataaaataacacctgtgatcacctttacaatcatccgtccattttctatgccgctcctttacattcatgttacctaatatagtagacatgataagcaataagaGATAACTCACATGTTAgtacaacaacaaagaactttCCCAGTGCTATCTCAAACGTAATGTACAATGGACATTACAATAGACGtatgtgacaaacacgcaaaaaaataagaaatctggacggaggcaaacactttttcacaccactgtaggtcGATCTCATggcataaaattaaaaaaaaaaaaaaaaggttatcgTCAGCCTATCATTAAAATAATGGACACTGCTGCACAACTGctatttgtttacaccacattgtgcaactcttacgCCTAGGCTACGGGATCTTTGCAGGGACATGAGACGTCcaccgctttaaacatagcaagcgaccgagctaactagttagcctccaatttatttattctaaacttaagaaagggtttgaaaatTAAGTgtggaaaaatgacaaagtaagaagcccaaaacGTACCATTTACACATGGATCACAATTCATCCTCATTAATGGGTAAAGCTAATTTTTATCACCTTGAGCCAAGATGGCATGATGGAGGTGTCTCTGTCCACTGGGGGGCGCTGGTCCCCAAATTGTACTCTTTCACAGGCCAGTTGCAGAGGGGGGACAACTTGCTCTGTGAGGAACGACTGGAGAGACCCAACAAAGATCACTATTGGTTGCCTTGTCGCATCTTAACAGCCATTTATCTGTGGTGCTGCAGAGCAAGTTCACCTTGATGACATTTACACGTGGCGCTCTGGAGCTGCTCATCTCTCTGATGTGTTTCCTCATGTTCCATCCACTCTTACACAGCAGGTAGGAGCTGATCAAATGGTCTGACTGGACGGTCCCCTCAAAGTGCTTCAAAGCCAAAACGATCAGCCTACAGAGATATGATGGGAAAtgactaccgtaatttccagactattGAGTGCACCTGTacataagccgcaggtgtgcactttgtaaaatgggatattttggacacagaaagatttgtttaacttttaattcaataaatgctttttttcccccaaaacagtgcatgtaacgtGTAACTGGTTaaaccaggggtcgggaacctccacatattttaaaacgtATTTCCATGAGAgacatatcatatttttttttaactgaatacaactaaatatatgcatttttaagcgacaccaacaattttacaatataataagtctcagaatgtattatttttaataacattgttatactcaagctcaccaataataaataaaatgctcgTTTCCAtgaatgtgacttctggtgctgcatggttttgcaccgtatgtttctttcttttcaccatcttcttcatcaaaagggtttgcgctgcagaattagctaggtGACTATTTGATTCAAGGAGGGAAGTTTAATTCTTGACCTTTCAATGACCCGTGTAGGCTACCACATTATTCAATAataatgaagttttggtgtctgacggGGAAAATATGGCAAgcacagctggcattggctctggccacccgcattgtgctcgaaaaatggatggatggattaaaatgcatttaaacatttttcaaaaatattttttcaaaaatattttcaacattgtgatttactttaaaatgtcaatgaaaatgaaaataaatcaatttgatggtgttaaaggtctgagagccagatgcagtcactaaaagagccacatctggttGCCTATCCCttggttaaacagtagcctaccaaaAAAGTCATTCAGCGCTGTCTTCATTTTAGTGTGTGTAGCGTAAGTATTCTAGTATAAATATTCTACAACAACCCATTCTATCATGTAACTTGAGACACTGATGTGAATGTATTTTAATAGCATGTATGTTTTACCCATCCTCTCCTGCAGTAAAACTACTGCGATGAGGCCGTGCGTGGTGGGCCGGGTCCAGGctgcaaacaggaagtagttGTGGATAGAGAAAAACCGGGCGGGTTGCAAAAAGCCAGGCGGTATCAGAGGGCAATACAGGGAAGGCGTGGCCTAAACAGAAGAGTAACATCAGCAGGAATAATACCCTAATAACAATCCAAGAAGAAGAATCCTTCTCACTTATGGTGGAGGGGGTCATCGTGGGAAGCCAGCGCCTGGACGTGGGGGGCGGGGCAGGCGGAGTGTCCACTCTCTGTTCCACTTCCTGAAGTAGGTCCAGCGCTCCCTGCAGGTTGCATGCTCGGAAAGAACTGGCATGGAACAGCTGCTCCTGACGCACGGCAAAGCGCTGCAGCTCCTCCTGGAAAATGAATTTGTTTACATGGTTTGTTGGGAACAAACAGCTGGTGCTTACTTGACTGACCAGGAAGTGTTTAGTAACGGACGCCTCGTGTTGCAGAACGTGGACACCGCGACTTAGCAGATGAATTTCAGTCAGCAGCTGAACATGCTGAAAGACAACATTCCCACTTGGAGATACTGCATCCAATGGTAGAGAATGGTAAAGGCGTCCACAATGGCTCACCTGCTGGATTTGCTGTTGCAGTTGCTGTTTCTGGGCAGAGTCCAAATGGAAGGTGGGGTAGGCTTGACTCTGAAGAACCCAGGTCGACAGCGTAGTCGCAGCGTCGTTCATCCTGTCGGTGGGATGATTGGTGGTGTCCTGCAGGGCTCTTCTGTGCTGCAGAGCTTGGTATTGCTCCCTGACTGCTCGACGCCTCTCTGTTAGCATACCAGCTAATGGTGGCTCAAAGctacaaaaagcaaaaatgtacatgaatGCTACAACTCTATCATTCCCAATGAATAAACATAAGACCCACTAGCTCATTGGCATGGCCTATTAGGAGTAAATAGACTAATGGTGGCCAGCAAGGAGCCAGCTCCGATCTATGTTTCCTCTCAAGTGAAAttcttcttctggcttgtttgAAGAAGCTGCACaggaggactttttttcttcctcctgACCCAAACAGTCACAGCACATCTCTGCTGGACCGTCCCAACAGGAGGACTCCACTCACTGCCCACCTGAGACCTCCAATTCATGCATCAGGACACCAAAGTAATAAGCACTGCAGCATTACCACAAAGCCTGAGGGACATTGAATTTGGGTCCAGTCTCTGGCTCCTCCCCTTCAGCTGgctgctcctcctcttcttcctcctcttcctcagctGGCTCCTGCTCCTGGAGCTGCATAGTGTCCGAAGTCCATGTACACAGAGAAATGAGCATCTCAACTAATATCAAACTGTTGTCAAGTCAATCATAGACACACAGGAACAGCACAAATCATTTTGACCGGTCGGTTGGGGCATAAAGCAGCAAACAGGAGAAATGGGTGAACAACAAGCAAATTCAGAATCTATAAAAGCTGTCTGCTACCCCTACATGAAGACTTGCTCGCCTATGTGCACACAGACCAGAAGACAGTGAAAGCAGCAGATGAACTCACAGTCTCAAACAGCTCCTCCAGCAGCTCATTCACCTCTCTCTCTGCAAAGAAACAACGTGATAACTGTAGAAGAACAGTGAAcaaggacaaatttagctttcaTAGCTGTGTTACTTTACACCCGCCAGCAATGTTCAAAAGAAGCCAACAGCTACACAGAACATTGACAGGAGGAACCCTCGTTAGGCCCTTTTAACAGGATTACTATGAATTTGACATTTACAAATTCCAGACTTTTTCTAGACTCTGTAAATAGATGTGcatcattagagctgcaacaaataattgaatcatcgattatccaattaatccaatGAACAACTATCTGGTTATCAATtcacacttttttaaatttaaaatggtAAAcattctgatttcagcctctcaaatatttttttttattcccttAAGTcacccatgaaagcagacctattatctgcgttttaggcaaaacaagatattcacacacatcagcgttgactttggaaaatagacatttttgcctcttttctgatatgttttgGACCAAACCAAACTGTTTGTGTTGTATGTTtgtattgatttggtctgtctagggcaggggtgtccaaagtgcagcacagGGGCCATTTACAGTCcccccacattctaaaaatacaattaaaagaagaaaactttgttttttttaaacggcaaAAATTGAAGAAAGAGGCGTAGTTTTGTGAGAATACACAattattaggaaaataaagtctatcataaagttgaaatattaaaaatttacataatttttcaaaagttgtaatatgagaaacaaacaaaacaaagaataatgtcaattttagaaaaaaattggTTGGATAATAGTtagaatattacaataataaagtcaaaatattatgagaacatatagacatatttttacaagaaaaaatgtattagaacaagtttatatatttataccaacatttttaaaaagagcaaaaaagtgtaatttgtcAGGAGAAAACGTTCATATGAATAATACGCTTGgtcaccgataacacaaagctgagatgcaggctgttatttctttaaatataaaaaatgtatttgcatatctacatggggtggcctccgcatcctttgatttttccgtATGCTGCTTTCAGTagaaagtttgggcacccctggtctagggcctaaccaaaTACTCGACatgaaacaagcttcagatgaatcaactaagaaaataattgttacttGCAGCCTTtgtatcatgtaaataaattatggaaTTAATCGTTTGTTTGTGAATATGTTTGTCATGATGTCACCATATATTTTCCAGGAGATTATAGCTAGGTGATGTAGCTAATACAAGGGCTTGGAAAAGGATAAGAGCAGGGGGCTGGCCATTCCACTTGTCAATCTTCCCAAATTTTTTTCCGGGATGAGTAGCCcactgtgtgctctcacacaaacatcttagctACCTTAGCCAGTGCCTTAGAAAAAAAGATggatgcatttctttttttcttagttATTCATAATTGtatcttttagaaaacagaacagtggtAAGAGTCTTGGAAacatgctttgtttgtttccatacttgagtttccattttccaGACCTGGGAATTTATAAAATCAAATTCCACACTTGCGTAGGAACCCTGTTTTAAGCAAAAATTAGCAATATGTCAGAAAAGCACTTATCTTGCTAAGTCCTGCTCACTAATGCTACTTTACTGAGGCGTATTTACTGTCCATACactcaacatcatcatcatatgtTTCCTaaagctttttttaaacaaatgattAGGATGTCAGTGTTATCATGTGGAGCACGTGGATGTGAGTGCCTGCTGACATGCTAATATTATCAAACAAAGCCTACTGGTGATCTGGACCGCCCGGTCTGTCCTGTAGTCCTCCAGATCGGGTTCATCCAGGTCGTCAAGGAAATTGTACTCCGGGTCATCGTCATCGTCTGCATCCTctgcagaaacaaacaaaggttTAGCACATTTGGGTTTTCCTAAAGAGGATGATAACATTCATTAATACATAAATCTAACTGCTCTATACAATGGACAATTCTTCATACCCTCACATATCTATCCACAATCATATCTATCAATGCATGATAGCCTTTAAGCAAAAGGACAGCTGGGAGAAAACGTTCAGGTGATGCGATACTCatacttttattgtgaaagccCAGGCTGACCTTCATTGACTGGGGCCATGAGGCCCTGCAGCCACCGTGTCCAGTGGCGGTCTTCCTCCTGCTGAGGAGGGCTTTGCTCATACATGTCTGCCGTGATATCTGGTGCAAGTAGCTCCGCCTCCAGTTGCTCCAGAGGGACATTCACCAGGCGAAGTTTGGAGCGTGTGCGGAATGCCAAACAGCTGGAGCCTTTgttgtcctcttcctcctctgttCTGTGGGACTGCAAACAGAGAGAATCTTTACTGTTGTCATATCATCGTCATCACACTGACAAACCATTAGGTATTCAAACTAACCGAAAAGGAAGTGTAGGCAGAACCACAGTCTAGCTCCTCCTCCACGGCGTTCAGTCTTTCCAGGAAGGAGGGCCCGGCAACGTCTGTGAGGTTGTATGGAGAAGTGGACATCAAGTGTCCCGGGGAGCACTAAAAAAGCAGGAGGCTATGTGATTGAATGTAATCCGCCTTCAAACAATGAAATGCTGGTGTCAGGTGTCCGCCGTTTGTTACCTGGAGGCCTTCTGGCAGCAGTCTGGATTGTTGAACTTTGGGAGGGGAAATGCTGTCACCATCACTGAGGAAAGactgcatgcatacacacatCGATCACTCATCAAGACCCACGAACAGTCTCATGCTCTTTTGCTTTAAAATGGAAATTAAACATTCATTTTGTCTTGAAAATCCCAGCATGTCCATTCGCCAGTAAAACTCTCTGCAGTGACATGTCAGACATAAGCTACAAAAAGCTTATGACGTTTATGACTTGAgagagacacaaacacactgacCTCTTCGGCCGTGtcttcctcgtcctcctcaTCAGGACAATACTCCTCATCTGATGAGTCTTCATCGCCCTCAAGATCAATGTTGACAAAGTGTGGttgctgtgagacataaacaggtCGGAAGATGACTTATCTAATCAGTGGTAAAGCTGTTGGACACACTAGTGTGATGTTTTACCAAGACTTTTTCTGCAGACAAACTCCAGCTGAGacactgtaaaaacaaaaaacaaacatatggaCAGTGTCCTTTAAATCATTTTCATCTGCAGGTGTCCCACAGCTCGTTAGTTGAGGGAGGGGTTATTCACCTGTCCCTGCTGGACCGCCCTCTTTAGTCTGGACCGGGTCATCTTTGGCTCCTGGAGGACAGAGCAGGCttcatttcaacacatttcaacAAAGTCCCTTTCAAGGTTTGTTGACATGTTGACTTACAAACATAGGCATGTCCTGAGTGTCTCGAATGGCAGCTTTCATCATGGCCACGACATGTTCATGGGTAATTACCTCCTTGACAAGGAACACGTCACATAAAGCTCATTATGACTTTAACAAACAAGTTTATCCATGTAGCGAACCTGCAACTAGCGAGTTAAGCTAAATATGAACAACAAGGTAACAACGGTAGCGAatgctttgtgtgtgtcttagtatgtgtgtgtcactgaCGTGCAGGATGGTGCGCACGTTGCAGGATGTCAGATTGTGCTGTCTGGACTTTCTGTCCAAGTCGATGTCAAGTCGGCCCAGTTCATCCTCACTGGACTCTAAAGTCTCCATGAGAGTCGCATCCTCCATCCGACACCCACCTGAACAACATGACAAACATCTGGTTGGACAAGCACGGCTGCAATGACCTTTTCATGTGTGTCACGTCAGGCACCTGACAAAGGTCTCATTTCATCTTCATGTCCAGCATCAACGAGGGACACGCTGGCTAATTTCCTTTCCTCACTGAAGAAGGTCTCCTGATTATGCATCCTTACAGATTTTCCCTCATCAGCGCTGCATTGAAATGAATACAGAATTCAGAA
It contains:
- the LOC129185352 gene encoding GON-4-like protein isoform X2, yielding MHNQETFFSEERKLASVSLVDAGHEDEMRPLSGGCRMEDATLMETLESSEDELGRLDIDLDRKSRQHNLTSCNVRTILHEVITHEHVVAMMKAAIRDTQDMPMFEPKMTRSRLKRAVQQGQCLSWSLSAEKVLQPHFVNIDLEGDEDSSDEEYCPDEEDEEDTAEESFLSDGDSISPPKVQQSRLLPEGLQCSPGHLMSTSPYNLTDVAGPSFLERLNAVEEELDCGSAYTSFSSHRTEEEEDNKGSSCLAFRTRSKLRLVNVPLEQLEAELLAPDITADMYEQSPPQQEEDRHWTRWLQGLMAPVNEEDADDDDDPEYNFLDDLDEPDLEDYRTDRAVQITKREVNELLEELFETLQEQEPAEEEEEEEEEQPAEGEEPETGPKFNVPQALCFEPPLAGMLTERRRAVREQYQALQHRRALQDTTNHPTDRMNDAATTLSTWVLQSQAYPTFHLDSAQKQQLQQQIQQHVQLLTEIHLLSRGVHVLQHEASVTKHFLEELQRFAVRQEQLFHASSFRACNLQGALDLLQEVEQRVDTPPAPPPTSRRWLPTMTPSTISHAFPVLPSDTAWLFATRPVFLYPQLLPVCSLDPAHHARPHRSSFTAGEDGLIVLALKHFEGTVQSDHLISSYLLCKSGWNMRKHIREMSSSRAPRVNVIKSFLTEQVVPPLQLACERVQFGDQRPPVDRDTSIMPSWLKNSQEIIQKTQLNTFAPRYPPFLPRGCTLRLHPSRTKKYSRQPAPSQRRLFTLAHNESLQPICPAERKEVEHVTGLPLRSSLSSASLIPCSAAPLKASYIILQRDGTSKVTAISQKALENHVYGVVHVEQEETESRLHLVTKTQAKETEQDIASVFVSALNPTQDDVHHRTAKWGQDGEEGGQGEDEEGGGEEGGQGEDGEGKEEEQGEDDDVGGGQEGDGGGKGEGQGEDEEEGEEEGGQGEDQGGRDREKDDDQERQEEEEEDEDFDDLTQDEDEEEVMSSASEESVLSIPELQETMKQLTWLASKRRLVADVESEEDHSPTSPGSQEEEEEEEEGPKGEGLEEGSSSKVSEDDDTLTCEETPRGGGRGGGGGGGGRRGRGQSRPLRGLRRGRQERHSKDATKLSQLYDENILDNDPQRDNKDVAFAQSYLSRVREALRDVPGKMEEFVSLLNNLEQLEGQKVIHVFRKLRCILGSQTELMRDFAAFLHPEQALECGLFQEQQAFERSRRFLRQLEITFGDNPSHYNKIIKALQPGPDLSPTSINELKAQMASLLKGHTHLQAEFWVFFDELRPPPARPGQFEEAHWPEENGAGSDGIEGFSCLNRGVADGSFEEVTLPDVEEDGQKIQPMTGRRQRRKIDSHRSYKCLCSGQESDWSHKEWSCLCHDSKSQRHRRRGCSHCLGNKGSGGVSRAIKSLDPLYPQIGSAFEETIDKDVDLKVDDNSPQPGVCMDPSMASWEGSFPLAERDDYDEDEVDHSEKMESPPLKRKRDEEPHPPRDSMTTSVAPPPPDVPVCAQNISLTPSGEKVILWTREADRVILTACQQEGANQNTFQSISSLLGNKTPSEVSRRFRDLMCLFQTAARQASSEDEAAPTELEANEEQD